From a region of the Castanea sativa cultivar Marrone di Chiusa Pesio chromosome 10, ASM4071231v1 genome:
- the LOC142613997 gene encoding uncharacterized protein LOC142613997, whose protein sequence is MQLSPLSFSLYPYRQRQLEKFPKTLTLTLTLIAGFFLVENHIIINMSKPMDEDTTGGKNEEEEFNTGPLSVLMMSVKNNTQVLINCRNNKKLLGRVRAFDRHCNMVLENVREMWTEVPKTGKGKKKAQPVNKDRFISKMFLRGDSVIIVLRNPK, encoded by the exons ATGCAGTTGTCACCACTGTCTTTCTCTCTATACCCCTATCGACAAAGACAATTGGAGAAGTTCCctaaaaccctaaccctaaccctaaccctaatcGCT GGTTTTTTCCTGGTAGAGAATCACATTATCATCAACATGAG TAAGCCAATGGATGAGGATACCACT GGAGGCAAGAATGAGGAAGAGGAATTCAACACTGGGCCACTCTCTGTTCTGATGATGAGTGTTAAGAATAACACACag GTGCTCATTAACTGCCGAAACAACAAGAAGCTTCTAGGTCGTGTGAGGGCATTTGATCGTCACTGTAACATGGTTCTTGAAAATGTCAGGGAGATGTGGACTGAG GTACCAAAGACTGGTAAAGGCAAGAAGAAAGCTCAACCTGTCAACAAAGATAGGTTTATCAGTAAGATGTTTCTTCGGGGAGACTCTGTTATCATCGTTCTTAGGAATCCGAAGTGA